From the Paraburkholderia sp. PREW-6R genome, one window contains:
- a CDS encoding 3-ketoacyl-ACP reductase, giving the protein MTERIAYVTGGMGGIGTSICQRLHKEGYKVIAGCGPNSPRRVKWLDEQKALGFDFIASEGNVGDWESTKAAFDKVKAEVGEIDVLVNNAGITRDVVFRKMTHEDWTAVIDTNLTSLFNVTKQVIDGMVERGFGRIINISSVNGQKGQFGQTNYSTAKAGIHGFTMSLAQEVATKGVTVNTVSPGYIGTDMVKSIRPDVLEKIVATIPVRRLGQPDEIGSIVAWLASDESGFATGADFSLNGGLHMG; this is encoded by the coding sequence ATGACAGAGCGAATTGCGTACGTAACGGGCGGGATGGGCGGCATCGGCACGAGCATTTGCCAGCGGCTGCACAAGGAAGGCTACAAGGTCATCGCGGGCTGCGGCCCGAACTCGCCGCGCCGCGTGAAGTGGCTCGACGAGCAGAAGGCCCTGGGCTTCGATTTCATCGCGTCCGAAGGTAACGTCGGTGACTGGGAATCCACCAAGGCCGCGTTCGACAAGGTCAAGGCCGAAGTCGGCGAAATCGACGTGCTGGTGAACAATGCCGGCATCACGCGCGACGTCGTGTTCCGCAAGATGACGCATGAAGACTGGACGGCGGTGATCGACACCAACCTCACCAGCCTGTTCAACGTCACCAAGCAGGTGATCGACGGCATGGTCGAGCGTGGCTTCGGCCGCATCATCAACATTTCGTCGGTGAACGGCCAGAAGGGCCAGTTTGGCCAGACCAATTATTCGACCGCGAAGGCCGGCATTCACGGCTTCACGATGTCGCTCGCGCAGGAAGTGGCCACCAAGGGCGTGACGGTCAACACCGTGTCGCCGGGCTACATCGGCACCGACATGGTCAAGTCGATCCGTCCCGACGTGCTGGAGAAGATCGTGGCGACCATTCCGGTGCGCCGCCTCGGTCAACCGGACGAAATCGGTTCGATCGTCGCGTGGCTTGCATCGGACGAATCGGGTTTCGCGACGGGCGCTGATTTTTCGCTGAATGGTGGTTTGCATATGGGCTGA
- the phaR gene encoding polyhydroxyalkanoate synthesis repressor PhaR: MTTTTKKTAERLIKKYPNRRLYDTETSTYITLTDVKQLVLDQEDFKVIDAKSNEDLTRAILLQIILEEESGGLPMFSSSMLSQIIRFYGHAMQGMMGTYLEKNIQAFIDIQAKLADQSKNLYEGKAMNPEVWSQFMNMQAPMMQGMMTSYIEQSKNMFVQMQEQMQNQAKSMFATFPFTPGGAVNAGGAAAAPSTSAATTQSNPEPEKK; encoded by the coding sequence ATGACTACTACTACAAAGAAAACAGCCGAACGACTGATCAAGAAATATCCGAATCGTCGGCTCTACGATACCGAGACAAGCACGTACATCACGCTGACAGACGTGAAGCAGCTCGTGCTCGATCAGGAGGATTTCAAGGTCATCGATGCGAAGAGCAACGAGGATCTGACGCGCGCCATCCTGTTGCAGATCATTCTCGAGGAGGAAAGCGGCGGCCTGCCGATGTTCTCGTCGTCGATGCTGTCGCAGATCATCCGTTTTTACGGGCATGCGATGCAAGGCATGATGGGCACGTATCTGGAAAAGAACATCCAGGCCTTCATCGACATTCAGGCGAAGCTCGCCGACCAGTCGAAGAATCTGTACGAAGGCAAGGCGATGAATCCCGAGGTCTGGTCGCAATTCATGAACATGCAGGCGCCGATGATGCAGGGCATGATGACCAGCTACATCGAACAGTCGAAGAACATGTTCGTGCAGATGCAGGAGCAGATGCAGAACCAGGCGAAGTCGATGTTCGCGACGTTCCCGTTCACACCTGGCGGCGCGGTCAATGCGGGCGGTGCGGCCGCTGCGCCGTCCACCTCGGCCGCGACCACGCAAAGCAATCCCGAACCCGAGAAGAAATAA
- a CDS encoding tRNA-dihydrouridine synthase, which yields MSRLFLAPMEGVADYVLRDVLTGVGGFAGCVSEFIRVTGSLLPNRVYEREAPEVLHGGRTLAGTPMVVQLLGSDPRWMALNAAHAATLSPHGVDLNFGCPAKIVNQHGGGAMLLSDPKQLNRIVAAVRAAVPAGIPVTAKMRLGVSDTARAVDCAVALAEAGAASLVVHARTRDEGYRPPAHWEWIAQIDAAVDVPVVANGEVWTVADWERCRAVSGCADVMIGRGAVSDPFLALRIQGLMERLPCKDEWPVVLGFLAGYLRKLQNRVACRHEHGRVKMWLGYLKRTWPQAAGMHDAVRRLNDSREILAAIENALALEQPMSDCRDASAGELDAAMFSAA from the coding sequence ATGAGCCGGCTTTTTCTCGCTCCGATGGAAGGCGTCGCGGACTATGTGCTGCGCGACGTACTGACTGGCGTTGGAGGATTCGCCGGCTGCGTGTCCGAATTCATTCGTGTCACGGGTTCGCTGCTGCCCAACCGTGTCTACGAGCGCGAGGCGCCGGAAGTGTTGCACGGCGGACGCACGCTTGCCGGCACGCCGATGGTGGTGCAACTGCTGGGCAGTGATCCCCGATGGATGGCGCTGAACGCAGCGCATGCCGCGACGCTGTCGCCACATGGCGTCGATCTCAACTTCGGCTGTCCCGCGAAGATCGTGAACCAGCACGGCGGCGGGGCCATGCTGCTATCGGACCCGAAGCAACTTAACCGGATCGTCGCCGCGGTTCGCGCGGCGGTGCCTGCCGGCATCCCGGTGACCGCAAAAATGCGGCTGGGTGTTTCCGATACCGCACGAGCGGTCGACTGCGCGGTGGCATTGGCCGAAGCCGGCGCGGCCTCTCTCGTCGTGCACGCGAGAACGCGCGACGAGGGCTACAGGCCGCCTGCGCACTGGGAGTGGATCGCGCAGATCGATGCGGCCGTGGATGTGCCGGTCGTTGCGAATGGCGAGGTCTGGACCGTAGCCGACTGGGAGCGTTGCCGCGCCGTCAGCGGCTGCGCGGACGTGATGATCGGGCGCGGCGCCGTGTCGGACCCATTCCTCGCATTGCGGATTCAGGGGCTGATGGAACGGTTGCCTTGTAAAGACGAATGGCCGGTGGTGCTGGGCTTTCTCGCCGGTTATCTCAGGAAGCTGCAGAACCGCGTGGCCTGCCGACACGAGCACGGGCGCGTGAAAATGTGGCTCGGCTATCTGAAGCGGACATGGCCGCAGGCAGCCGGGATGCACGACGCCGTCCGCCGCCTGAACGATTCGCGCGAGATCCTCGCCGCGATCGAGAACGCGCTGGCGCTCGAACAGCCGATGTCGGACTGCCGGGATGCGTCGGCTGGCGAACTGGACGCAGCCATGTTCAGCGCCGCTTGA
- the rimO gene encoding 30S ribosomal protein S12 methylthiotransferase RimO, whose protein sequence is MSQVSSSSSPVTPVQAAPKVGFVSLGCPKALVDSEQIITQLRAEGYEISGTYDGADLVVVNTCGFIDEAVQESLDAIGEALNENGKVIVTGCLGAKKSGSGSGLIEEVHPKVLAVTGPHAVGEVMQHVHTHLPKPHDPFVDLVPAAGIKLTPRHYAYLKISEGCNHRCTFCIIPSMRGDLVSRPVAEVMLEAENLFKSGVKELLVISQDTSAYGVDVKYRTGFWNGKPIKTRMTELVGALGELAAQYGAWVRLHYVYPYPSVDEIIPMMAEGPFKGHVLPYLDVPFQHAHPEVLKRMKRPANAEKVMERVKAWREICPDLTIRSTFIAGFPGETEEQFETLLDFIREAELDRVGCFAYSPVEGAGANELDGALPDEVREARRARFMEVAEEVSARRIAKKVGKTLKVLVDEINADGGIGRTAADAPEIDGVVYIAPATKASKRYKVGDFVSVKITGADGHDLWGEV, encoded by the coding sequence ATGTCACAAGTTTCGTCCTCTTCGTCCCCCGTCACGCCCGTCCAGGCTGCCCCCAAAGTCGGCTTCGTGTCGCTTGGCTGCCCCAAAGCCCTCGTCGACTCCGAACAGATCATCACCCAGCTTCGCGCCGAGGGTTACGAGATTTCCGGCACGTATGACGGAGCGGATCTCGTCGTCGTGAACACCTGCGGCTTTATCGACGAGGCCGTGCAGGAATCTCTGGACGCGATCGGCGAGGCGCTGAACGAAAACGGCAAGGTGATCGTCACCGGCTGTCTCGGCGCGAAAAAGAGCGGCAGCGGCTCGGGCCTGATCGAAGAAGTGCATCCGAAGGTGCTCGCCGTGACCGGCCCGCACGCCGTTGGCGAAGTGATGCAGCATGTGCACACGCATCTGCCGAAGCCGCACGATCCGTTCGTCGATCTGGTGCCGGCTGCGGGTATCAAACTCACGCCGCGCCATTACGCATACCTGAAAATTTCCGAAGGCTGTAATCACCGCTGCACGTTCTGCATCATCCCGTCCATGCGCGGCGACCTCGTGTCGCGCCCGGTCGCCGAGGTGATGCTCGAAGCGGAGAATCTCTTCAAGTCCGGCGTGAAGGAACTGCTGGTCATCTCTCAGGACACGAGCGCGTATGGCGTCGATGTGAAATATCGCACGGGCTTCTGGAACGGCAAGCCGATCAAGACGCGCATGACGGAGCTGGTCGGTGCGCTCGGCGAGCTGGCCGCGCAATACGGTGCGTGGGTTCGTCTGCATTACGTGTATCCGTATCCGAGCGTCGACGAAATCATTCCGATGATGGCCGAAGGTCCGTTCAAAGGCCACGTGCTCCCGTATCTCGACGTGCCGTTCCAGCACGCGCATCCGGAAGTGCTCAAGCGCATGAAACGCCCGGCGAACGCAGAGAAAGTGATGGAGCGCGTGAAGGCATGGCGCGAGATCTGTCCGGATCTGACGATTCGTAGCACCTTTATCGCGGGCTTTCCGGGCGAGACGGAAGAACAGTTCGAAACGCTGCTCGATTTCATCCGCGAGGCGGAGCTGGATCGGGTCGGCTGCTTTGCGTACTCGCCGGTCGAAGGTGCGGGCGCCAACGAACTCGACGGCGCACTGCCCGACGAAGTGCGCGAGGCGCGCCGCGCGCGTTTCATGGAAGTGGCCGAGGAAGTGTCGGCCAGACGCATCGCGAAGAAGGTCGGCAAGACGCTGAAGGTGCTCGTCGACGAGATCAACGCCGATGGCGGCATTGGCCGCACGGCTGCGGACGCGCCGGAGATCGACGGCGTGGTGTATATCGCGCCCGCCACGAAGGCGTCGAAACGCTACAAGGTGGGCGATTTCGTGTCGGTGAAAATCACCGGCGCAGATGGTCACGACCTGTGGGGCGAGGTCTGA
- the bktB gene encoding beta-ketothiolase BktB → MQREVVVVSGVRTAIGGFGGSLKDFAPTDLAARVVREVLSRADVSGDEVGHVVFGNVVHTEPKDMYLARVAAINGGVAQHTPALTVNRLCGSGLQAIISAAQSVLLGDADIAIGGGAENMSRAPYSMPAARFGQRMGDARLVDMMVGALNDPFQSIHMGVTAENVARKYDISRDAQDALALESHRRAAHAITSGYFKEQILPVTLASKKGDVVFDTDEHTRMNASADDFAKLKPVFAKENGTVTAGNASGINDAAAAVVLMERSVAEQRGVKPLARLVSYAHAGVDPAYMGIGPVPASRKALERAGLTVADLDVIEANEAFAAQACAVSKELGFDPAKVNPNGSGISLGHPIGATGALITVKALYELQRVGGRYALVTMCIGGGQGIAAVFERI, encoded by the coding sequence ATGCAACGTGAAGTCGTAGTGGTCAGCGGAGTACGAACGGCAATCGGCGGTTTCGGCGGCAGTCTGAAGGACTTTGCGCCGACCGATCTGGCCGCTCGCGTCGTGCGTGAAGTGCTGTCGCGTGCCGACGTGTCGGGCGACGAAGTCGGCCATGTGGTATTCGGCAACGTCGTGCATACCGAGCCGAAAGACATGTACCTCGCGCGGGTTGCCGCGATCAATGGCGGCGTTGCTCAGCACACGCCGGCGCTGACCGTGAACCGGCTGTGCGGCTCGGGTCTTCAGGCCATCATTTCAGCGGCGCAGAGCGTGCTGCTTGGCGATGCGGATATCGCGATCGGCGGCGGCGCGGAAAACATGAGCCGCGCACCGTATTCAATGCCGGCCGCGCGCTTTGGCCAGCGCATGGGCGACGCGCGCCTCGTCGACATGATGGTCGGTGCGCTGAACGACCCGTTTCAGTCGATTCACATGGGTGTGACCGCGGAAAATGTCGCGCGTAAATACGACATTTCGCGCGACGCACAAGATGCGCTCGCACTGGAATCGCATCGCCGCGCGGCCCATGCGATCACGAGCGGCTACTTCAAGGAACAGATCCTGCCGGTGACGCTGGCGTCGAAGAAGGGCGACGTGGTGTTCGACACGGACGAGCACACGCGCATGAATGCTTCGGCCGACGACTTCGCGAAGCTCAAGCCCGTCTTCGCGAAGGAAAATGGCACGGTGACGGCCGGCAATGCGTCGGGCATCAACGATGCGGCGGCGGCGGTCGTGCTGATGGAGCGCAGCGTGGCCGAACAGCGCGGCGTCAAACCGTTGGCGCGGCTCGTGTCTTACGCGCATGCGGGCGTCGATCCGGCTTATATGGGCATCGGCCCGGTGCCCGCGAGCCGCAAGGCGCTCGAGCGCGCCGGCCTCACGGTGGCCGACCTCGACGTGATCGAGGCCAATGAAGCATTCGCAGCGCAGGCGTGCGCGGTCAGCAAGGAACTCGGCTTCGATCCGGCCAAGGTCAATCCGAACGGCTCGGGCATCTCGCTCGGACATCCGATCGGTGCGACCGGTGCGCTGATTACCGTCAAGGCGCTATACGAGTTGCAGCGCGTTGGCGGCCGTTATGCGCTGGTGACGATGTGCATCGGCGGCGGGCAGGGTATTGCTGCGGTCTTCGAGCGGATCTGA
- a CDS encoding cystathionine beta-lyase, with amino-acid sequence MTQNKLKRGLQTRIVRTEDQITPGFESFSVPVTRASTVVFPDLATMRALDWKNDAQWRYGLHATPISIALAQRLAAIEGGNHALLQPSGLSAISNVYFGLVKSGDDVLIPDNVYSPNRDHGDWLARDFGVTVRYYDPMIGAGIASLIQPNTRLIWLEAPGSVTMEVPDVPAITAAARARNVVTAIDNTWSAGLGFRPFDHGVDISVQALTKYQSGGGDVLMGATITVDSELHFRLKAARMRMGLGVSADDCSLILRSLPTMQLRFQQHDRAALGLAQWLKTRPEIAAVLHPALADCPGHEFYERDFTGAGGLFSVVFDARYSPAQIDTFCESLELFSLGWSWGGAHSLAMPYDVASMRTAAQWPYRGTLVRFYIGLEEEADLRADIEQRLTALG; translated from the coding sequence ATGACCCAAAACAAACTCAAACGCGGTCTGCAAACCCGCATCGTCAGGACCGAGGACCAGATTACGCCGGGCTTCGAATCGTTCTCGGTGCCGGTCACGCGCGCGTCGACGGTCGTGTTCCCCGATCTCGCCACGATGCGCGCGCTCGACTGGAAAAACGACGCGCAATGGCGCTACGGCCTGCATGCCACGCCCATTTCGATTGCGCTGGCGCAGCGCCTTGCCGCGATCGAGGGCGGCAATCATGCGTTGCTGCAACCGTCGGGGTTATCGGCCATTTCAAACGTCTACTTTGGGCTCGTCAAATCCGGCGACGACGTGCTGATTCCCGACAATGTGTACTCGCCGAACCGCGATCACGGCGACTGGCTGGCGCGCGACTTTGGCGTGACGGTGCGTTACTACGATCCGATGATCGGCGCGGGCATTGCCAGTCTGATCCAGCCGAATACGCGCCTGATCTGGCTGGAGGCGCCCGGCTCGGTGACGATGGAAGTGCCCGATGTACCCGCGATCACGGCGGCGGCGCGCGCGCGCAACGTCGTCACGGCGATCGACAATACGTGGTCGGCCGGTCTCGGCTTCCGTCCTTTCGATCACGGGGTGGACATTTCGGTGCAGGCGCTGACGAAGTACCAGTCGGGCGGCGGTGACGTACTGATGGGCGCGACGATTACCGTCGATAGCGAATTGCATTTCAGACTGAAGGCGGCGCGCATGCGCATGGGCCTCGGCGTTTCGGCGGACGACTGTTCGCTGATTTTGCGCAGTTTGCCGACCATGCAGTTGCGTTTCCAGCAGCATGATCGCGCGGCGCTCGGCCTCGCCCAATGGCTGAAAACACGTCCGGAAATTGCGGCGGTGTTGCATCCGGCGCTGGCCGACTGTCCGGGTCACGAGTTTTACGAGCGCGATTTCACCGGCGCAGGCGGCCTGTTTTCAGTCGTGTTCGACGCGCGTTACAGCCCGGCGCAAATCGACACGTTCTGCGAATCGCTCGAACTCTTTTCGCTCGGCTGGAGTTGGGGCGGTGCGCATAGCCTTGCCATGCCGTACGACGTCGCATCCATGCGCACGGCCGCCCAATGGCCTTATCGCGGCACGCTCGTGAGGTTTTACATCGGCCTCGAAGAAGAGGCCGATCTGCGCGCTGATATCGAACAGCGTTTGACGGCGCTGGGCTGA